The Couchioplanes caeruleus nucleotide sequence CCCACGGCGCCTCTCTGCACTTCCCGACCGCGAGCTGAGGAGCACGCATGACCACCCCCGTCCGCCACCTGCAGCTGGGCAGCTGTCCCGACTCGTGGGGCGTCTGGTTCGCCGACGACCCGAAACAGACGCCGTGGGACCGGTTCCTCGACGAGCTGGCCGGGGCCGGGTACCGGTGGCTCGAGCTGGGCCCGTACGGATATCTGCCGACCGACCCCGCGCAGCTGCGTGACGAGCTCGCCAAGCGCGGCCTGACGTGTGCCGGCGGCACCGTCGCCGGCGTCGGCGGCCCGCACCGCGACTTCGACACCGTGGTCGCCGAGACCCGCAAGGTCGCCGAGCTCACCCAGGCGCTGGGCGCGGAGAACCTCATCTTCGTGCCGGTGCCCGGATACCGCGACGACGAGACCGGCGCCTACCGCGAGCCGGCCCAGCTCGACGCCGACGGCTGGCGGGCGCTGGTGGACAACAGCAACACGCTCGGCCGCATCCTCGCCGAGGAGTACGGCCTCAGGATGCGCTTCCACCCGCACGCCGACTACCAGGTGGAGACGCAGGAGCAGACCGAGCGCTTCCTGACCGACACCGACCCGCGCTATGTCTCGCTGTGCCTCGACACCGGGCACCTCGCGTACCGCGGCGCGGACGTCCCGGCGATCATCCGCACCTTCCCCGACCGCATCGGGTACGTCCACATCAAGCAGATGGACCCGGTCATCGCGGCGAAGGCGGTGGCCGAGGACCTGCCGTTCGGGCGGGCCGTGGCCCAGGGCGCCAGCGTGGAGCCGCCCGCCGGCCTGCCGGACGTCCCCTCGGTCATCGACGCGCTGAGCGAGCTCGACGCCGAGCTGTTCGTGGTGGTCGAGCAGGACATGTACCCGGTCGGCTTCGACGAGCCGCTGCCCATCGCGACGCGTACCCGGGCCTATCTGGATTCCGTTCTCAGCAACCCTGGAGGAGAAACCTCATGACGACGAGTCGATCGCGGGGCGCACGTCTGGTCGCGCTGGCGGCGGTGGTGGCCCTGGGGGTCACCGCCTGCAGCGGTGGCGGCAAGGAGAAGACCGACGACACGAGCAGCGGCGGCGGCAACGCGGCCGGCAGCTCCGGGTACACGATCGCCTTCATCACCCACGAGACCCCCGGCGACACGTTCTGGGACAAGATCAAGGCCGGTGCCCAGCAGGCGGCCAGGGACGAGGGCGTCACGCTGAAGTACTCGAACGACCCCGACGCCTCGAAGCAAGCCGTGCTGATCCAGAACGCGGTCGACTCGAAGGTCAGCGGCATCGCCACCACCCTGGTCACCCCGAAGGCGCTCGCCGGCGCGGTCAAGTCCGCGACCGACGCGAAGATCCCGGTGGTGGGCCTCAACTCCGGCATCGACCAGTACAAGCAGCTCGGCGCGCTGATGTACTTCGGCTCCGACGAGAACCTCGCCGGGCAGACCGCCGGTCAGCGCATCGGCCAGGCCGGCGGCAAGCACCCGCTCTGCGTGATCCAGGCGGCCGGCTCGGTGGCCCTCGAGGCCCGCTGCGCCGGCGTCAAGAGCGCCGTGCCCGGCACGGAGAACCTCCAGGTGAACGGCGCCGACGACGCCTCCGTGGTGTCCACGCTGCAGGCGAAGCTGTCGCAGGACAAGTCCATCGACTACGTCGTGACGCTCGGCGCCCCGATCGCCGTCGACGCGCTCAAGGCGATGGACGCGGCCGCCAGCAAGGCGAAGCTGATCACCTTCGACCTCAACGCCGAGGCGGCCCAGGACATCCAGGACGGCAAGATCGAGTTCTCCATCGACCAGCAGCCGTACGTCCAGGGCTACATGGCCGTGACCTCGCTCTACCTGTACCTGAAGAACGGCAACGACATCGGCGGCGGCAAGGCCGTGCTCACCGGCCCGTCGTTCGTGGACAAGAGCAACATCGACAAGATCCTGCCCTTCACCAAGAACAACACCCGCTGACCGCGCCCGGGAGGCCGGCGACACATCCGGCGGCCTCCCGATCCTCTCCTGATCGGAGTCCAGTCATGAGCCACAGTGTGCAGGCGGCGCCGCCGAGACCGGCGCCGTCGGATTCGTCCAACCGGGTCACCCTCGGGCTGTCCAACCGGCTGCTGGCGCGCCCCGAGGTGGGCGCGCTGGTCGCGGCGATCCTCATCTTCATCTTCTTCATGGCGGCGGCGCCGGCGTTCCGCTCCGCCGAGTCGTTCTTCACCGTGCTCTACCAGTCGTCCACCATCGGCATCGTCGCCGTCGGCGTCGGCATGCTCATGATCGGCGGCGAGTTCGACCTGTCCGCGGGCGTCATCACCACCACCGCCGGACTGGTCAACTCGATGTTCTGCTGGTACTTCGGGGTCAACCTCTGGGTGGGGGCGCTGCTGTCGCTGGTGTTCTGCCTGTTCGTCGGCTTCGTCAACGGCTACCTCGTGATGAAGACCGGGATCCCGAGCTTCCTGATCACCCTCGGGACGTTCTTCGTGCTGCAGGGCGCGAACCTCGGCGTCACCAAGCTGGTCACCGGCTCGGTGTCCAGCACCGACATCAGCCGGATCGACGGATTCGGGTCGCTGAACAAGATCTTCGCGTCCAGCTTCAAGATCGGCTCCGTCACCGTGTGGATCACGGTGCTCTGGTGGGTCCTCTTCGTCGCGCTGGCCGCCTGGATCCTGCAGCGGACCCGCATCGGCAACTGGTTCTTCGCCGTCGGCGGGGCCCCGGACAGCGCCCGCGCGGTCGGCGTACCGGTGGTCCGCACGAAGATCGGCCTGTTCATGACCGTCTCGTTCCTCGGCTGGTTCATCGGCATGCACACCCTGTACCGCTTCAACACGCTGCAGGCCGGCAACGGCGTCGGCAACGAGTTCCTCTACATCATCGCCGCGGTCGTCGGCGGCACGCTGCTCACCGGCGGCTTCGGCAACGCGATCGGCGTCGCGATCGGCGCGTTCATCTTCGGCATGACCAGCCTGGGCATCGTGTACGCCGGCTGGGACCCCAACTGGTTCAAGGCGTTCCTCGGCGTCATGCTGCTGCTCGCCGTCCTGGTGAACCTCTACATCAAGCGGATGTCGACCGCCCGGAAGGTGGGCTGAGCCATGACCGACACCCTCGCGGACCACGCCGACAGCCGTCTGCACAAGGGCGAGCCGCTCATCGAGATGGCCGGGGTGGGCAAGTCGTACGGCGCCATCCGCGCGCTGCGCGACGTCAACCTGCGCGTCAATGCCGGCGAGGTCACCTGCGTGCTGGGTGACAACGGCGCCGGCAAGTCCACCCTCATCAAGATCATGAGTGGCCTGCACCCGCACAACGAGGGCACCCTGACCGTCGACGGCCGGACGGTGACGTTCTCCTCGCCGCGGGAGGCGCTGGACCACGGCATCGCGACCGTCTACCAGGACCTCGCCGTCGTCCCGCTGATGGAGGTGTGGCGCAACTTCTTCCTCGGCTCCGAGCTGAGCGGCGGCCGCTTCCCGCTCGCCCCGCTCAAGGTCAAGGACATGAAGCGCATCGCCGACGAGGAACTGCGCAAGATGGGCATCGTCGTCAAGGACATCAACCAGCCCATCGGCACCCTCTCCGGCGGTCAGCGGCAGTGCGTCGCGATCGCCCGCGCGGTCTACTTCGGTGCCCGGGTGCTCATCCTCGACGAGCCGACCGCCGCGCTGGGCGTCAAGCAGTCCGGGGTCGTGCTCAAGTACGTCGCCGCGGCCCGCGACGCCGGGCTGGGCGTCGTCTTCATCACCCACAATCCGCACCACGCGTACCTGGTCGGCGACCACTTCGTCATCCTCAAGCTCGGCGGAACCGTGCTCGACAAGAACCGCAAGGACGTCACGCTCGACGAGCTGACCGGACAGATGGCCGGCGGCGACGAGCTGGCCGAGCTCTCCCACGAGCTGGGCCGCTGACGTGCCCGGCCGGACGGAAGGACCGCAGGCATGCTGAAGGTCGGAGTGATCGGCACCGGGATGATCGGCCGGGACCACATCCGGCGGATGACCACGGTGCTGGCCGGTGTCGAGGTCACCGCGGTCACCGACGTGGACGCCGAGGCCGCCAAGCGGGTCGCCGAGGGCCTGCCCGGCGCGGTCGTGCACGGCACCGGCGAGGAGCTCATCGCCGACCCGGGCGTCGACGCGGTCGTGGTCTGCTCCTGGGGACCCACCCACGAGCAGTACGTGCTCGCCTCAATCGCCGCGGGCAAGCCGGTCTTCTGCGAGAAGCCCCTGGCCACCACGGAAGAGGCCTGCCGGCGCATCGTCGAGGCCGAGGTCACGCACGGCAGCCGGCTGGTCCAGGTCGGCTACATGCGACGGTACGACGAGGCGTACCGCGCGCTGAAGGCCGTGGTGGACAGCGGCACGATCGGCACCCCGCTGATGATGCACTGCGCCCACCGCAACGCCTCGGTGCCCTCGCACTACGAGAAGGAGATGGCGATCACCGACACCGCGGTGCACGAGATCGACATGGTGCGCTGGATGTTCGGCGAGGAGATCGCGGCGACCCGGGTGCTCGTACCGCGGCGCAGCCGTAACGGGGGAGAGCTGCAGGACCCGCTCATCCTCGTCCTGGAGATGGCGAGCGGCGCGATCGTCGACGTGGAGATCTCGGTCAACATCCGCTACGGGTACGACATCCGCGGCGAGGTCGTCGGCGAGGACGGCACGGCGGCGCTGGGCGAGCTGAGCCCGGTCACCTTGCGCGCCGCCCAGCAGCTCGTCAGCCCGGTCCCGGCGGACTGGCGCGAGCGGTTCCTCCGCGCGTACGACGTGGAGCTGCAGGAATGGGTCGACTCGATCGCCGGCGGCGGCCACCCGGTCGGGCCCAGCGCCTGGGACGGGTACGCGGCCGCGGTGGTCTCCGACGCGGGCGTGGTGGCGCTGCGCGGCGGCGAGCGCGTCGACGTCGTCCTCATGCCGCGCCCCGAGCTGTACGCGGGGGTGGCGGCGTGAAGATCGCGCTCGATCCGTACATGCTGCGCAAGGTCCCGCTGCTCGAGCTGCCCGGCCTGGTCGCCGACCTCGGCTACCGGTACATCGAGCTCTCGCCGCGCGACGACTTCCTGCCGTTCTTCCTGCACCCGCGCGTGGACGACGGCACCGTCGCCGCGTTCAAGCGCGAGCTGGCCGCGGCCGGCGTCGAGGTGGCGTCGGTGCTGCCGCTCTACAAGTGGTCCGGCCCGGACGAGGAAGAACGGCAGGCCGCGGTCCGCTACTGGAAACGGGCCATCCAGATCACCGTGGACCTCGGCGTCGACGTCATGAACTCCGAGTTCAACGGCCGGCCCGAGGCGGCGGCCGCCAGCGAGGCCCAGTTCTGGCGCTCGATGGAGGAGCTGCTGCCCATCTTCGAGCGCGAGGGCGTACGCCTGGTCCTCGAACCGCACCCGGACGACTTCGTCGAGGAGGGGACCGCGGGCGTCGACCTGGTCCGCGGCATCAACTCCGACCGGGTGTCGTTCCTGTACTGCGCGCCGCACACGTTCCACCAGGGCGGCGACCTGGCCGGCATCATGCGCCACGCCGGCCCGCTGCTCACCCAGGTGCACATCGCCGACTCGTTCGACCACCGCGGCTCGTCGGGCCTGCGCTACATCGTCAACCCGCCCGGCTCGGCCGCCCGCATCCACCAGCACCTCGACATCGGACAGGGCGAGGTCGACTGGGACCTGTTCTTCCGGACGCTCGCAGAGATCGGTTTCGATGGAATAGCGACCGTCTGCGTTTTCGCGTGGGAGGAGCGGGCACAGGACAGCGCGCGCTTCAACCTGGCCCGCATCACGGAGTACGCGGACAAGTACTCGCGCTGAGCGTTTGGGAGGTCGCCATGCCCCAGCCCCCCGACGCCGCCGGCGTGGAGCAGTTCGGCTACCGCCAGGAGCTCAGCCGCTCGCTCGGCTTCGCCGACCTGCTCATCTACGGGCTCATCTTCATGGTGCCCATCGCGCCGTTCGGCATCTTCGGCAGCGTCTACACCGGGTCCGGGGGCATGGTGGCCCTCGCGTACGTGATCGGCATGGTCGCGATGATGGCCACCGCGCTCTCGTACGCCCAGATGGTCCGCGCCTTCCCGATGGCCGGCTCGGTCTACAGCTACGCCGGGCGGGGCATCGCCCCGCCGGTGGGGTTCCTCGCCGGCTGGGTCATCCTGCTCGACTACGTGCTCGTGCCCGGCCTGCTCTACCTGGTCGCCAGCGTCGCGATGCACTCGCTGGTCCCGGCGATCCCGGTGGCCGTGTGGCTGGCCGCGTTCGTGCTGCTCAACACCGTGGTGAACTATCTCGGCATCCAGATGACCGCGCGGGTCAACCGGGTCATGCTGGTCGCCGAGCTGATCGTGCTGGCGATCTTCCTGGTGGTCGCCGTCGTGGCGCTCGCCTCCGGCAAGGGCTCCGGCTTCTCGCTCAGCCCGCTCTACAACTCGGACACGTTCTCGTGGTCGGTCGTGTTCGGCGCGGTGTCCGTCGCGGTGCTGTCGTTCCTCGGCTTCGACGGGATCTCCATGCTGGCCGAGGAGAGCCGCGAGGACGCCCGCCGGATCGGCCGCGCCATGGTGGCCGCGCTGCTGCTGGCGGGCACCCTGTTCGTCGTGCAGACGTGGGTCGCGGCGCTGCTCGTACCCGATGCCGCCAAGCTGCTGGCCGACGGCGACCCGGACGGCACCGCCTTCTACGACGCGGCACGGGCCGCCGGCGGCGGCTGGCTCGCCGGCCTCACCGCGCTGGCCACCGCCATCGCGTGGGGCTTCGCCAACTCACTGGTCGCGCAGGCGGCGACCAGCCGTCTGCTGTACGCGATGGCCCGCGACGGCCAGATGCCACGCTTCCTCGCCCGGATCAACGAACGCCACAAGGTGCCGGCCAACGCCACCCTGCTCGTCGCCGCGCTGTCGCTGGCGCTCGGCCTCTACACCGCGAGCCGCGACGACGGCATCTCCCTGCTGTCCACGCTGGTGAACTTCGGCGCGATGACCGCGTTCCTCGCGCTGCACGTCGCGGTCGTGGTCCACTACGTCGTGCGCCAGGGCAGCCGCGACTGGCTGCGGCACCTCGTGGTGCCGGCCGCCGGGTTCCTGATCCTGCTGTACGTGGTGATCAACGCGAACATCGCGGCCCAGATCCTCGGCTTCGTCTGGCTGGGCATCGGCGTGATCGTGCTGATCATCCTGTACGCGACGGGCCGGCGTCCCGAGCGTCTCCTCGAGAGGATGCACGAATGACCGACGTGCTGACGTACCGTCCCGAGCCGGCCGAGCTGGCGTACACCTTCGGCGGCCGCGAACCGGTACGCCGGGTCGAGCCGGGCACGCTCGTCGAGCTGTACACCGAGGACTGCTTCGGCGGCCGGGTCCGCGACGTCGGAGACCTGCCGTCGGTGATGTGCGAGTTCCCGTACCTGAACCCGGTCACCGGCCCCTTCCACGTCGAGGGCGCCGAGCCGGGCGACACCCTCGCCGTGCACTTCGTCGAGATCGCCCCGGCCCGCGACTGGGCGGTCTCGTCGACGTTCCCGCACTTCGGGGCGCTCACCGGCACGCACACCACGGCCACCCTGCACCCGCCGCTGGACGAGCTGGTCTGGCGCTACGAGGTGGACGCTGCCGCGGGCACGGTCCGCTACCGGGCCCGGCGCGGCGACTACACCGTCGAGCTGCCGCTGGACCCCATGCACGGTACGGCCGGAGTGGCGCCGGCCGCCTTCGAGAGCCGCATGACGATCGTGCCCGACGTGCACGGCGGCAACATGGACACCCCCGAGCTGCGTGCGGGCGTGACGGCGTACTTCGGGGTGAACGTGCCGGGGGCGCAGTTCGCGCTCGGCGACGGGCACTGCCGTCAGGGCCACGGCGAGGTGTGCGGCACCGGCGTCGAGGCGGCGATGAACACCGTGGTGATCCTCGACGTCATCAAGGGGGTGGCCACGCCGACCCCGCGCTTCGAGACCGACACGGCGCTGATGTCGGCCGGCTCGGCGCGGCCGCTCGAGGACGCGTACCGGATGAGCCAGCACGACCTCGTCACCTGGGCCGCTTCGCTGACCGGGCTCGATGTGCTGGACGCGTACCAGCTGCTCAGCCAGGCCGGGGAGGCGCCGGTGGGCAACGTGTGCGACCCCAACTACACGATGCTCGCCAAGGTCGCGAAGCAGTACCTGGGCGCGGCGCGCGCCTACGAGGGGATGCACGAGCGGCTGCGCGCGGCGGGCAGCCGGTATCTCAGCTCACGGGGACGTCGCTGATCCGGAACCTGTCCGGCACGTCGATCGTCACGCTGGTCGTGCCGGGCGCCGGGGCCGGGAACCACAACGCCAGCAGCCGTGAGCCGCCCGGCGGGATCGCCTGGTTCAGCAGCCGGTCGCACAGGCACCGGTGATCGCCCGCCGCCAGCTCGTAGTCCATCGGGTACGCCACCGTGTCGCCCGAGATCATCCGCACCCCCGAGGCGCCGTACGGGGCGTACGGGTCGAACTCGTCGCGGGCCGTGAACACGCCCTGGCCCAGGTAGTCGAGGATCGTCGCGTCGTCGTCCCCCGCGTTGCGTGCCATGAGGTCCAGTTGCAGGAAGCTCCCGCGTACCGTCGCTGATCCCGGTGTGAACCGGACCGTGCCGCGGTGCAGCGGGAGGGTGACCTGAACGCCGTCGCGGGCGGTGCCGCGGGCGCCCTTCGTGCCCGGGAGCGGGGCTTGCTTCGCCGGCCCGGCGGGCTTTTCGCCGGGCTGCTGCGACGCTGTCCCGGTGGGTTGTTCGCCGGGCTGTTGTGACGCTTTACCGGCGGGCTCCTCGCCGGGCTTTCCGGCGGCGCGGAAGCTCACGGTCACGCGGCGGTTGCGGGCGCGGCCGGCGGCCGAGTCGTTCGGCGCGACCGGCTGGGTCTCACCCTTGGCCGCGACCGTTTTCGGCCACTGCCGGTCGGGCAGCCGCCCGCGCAGCGCCGCCGCGACCGCCTCGGCCCGCTGCCGCGACAGGCGCTGATTGTGGTCGGCGCTACCGGTGTCGTCCGTGTGCCCGGTGATCGTCAACGGACCCGCACCGGCGGCCGCGATGTCGGCGACGGCCGCGGTCACCGTGGTCGCCGCCGCGGGCGTCAGGCGGGCACTGTCGACCCGGAACAGCACATCGGTGTCCAGATCAAGATCAACCCGGTCGGGGGTACGCCGGGTGCGCAGCCCGACGTCCAGCCGATCGGTGTACGCGCTCAGCCCCGCGACCCGCGCCGTGGCACCCTCCAGGTCCAGCGCGTCCACCCCCTCCGCGGGAGCCGGCACGGGACCGTCGACGACCGGCACGTCGGCGAACACTCCCGCGTACGGCAGCATCACCGACAGCCGGTCCGCCGTGCCGGCAACCCCGCCGAAGGCGGCCTGCAACATAGTGGTCTCCCCGGCGCCGGCCCGCACCGAACCGCTGCACACGCAGTCCCCGCCCGGCGACTCGGCAACCAGGTGCACCCGTCGCGACCGCTCGTCCACGAGCCGCCCACCGGCGAACGACAGCGACTGATCGCCCGAGAAGTGCCGGCTCACCACGGTGGACCCCCGCCCACGGGCGATCTGATCCACCCGCGTACGGACACTGAGCACGACGGTGTCGCCCGAGCGCACCAACGGCTCCACGGTCAGGGTCACCCGGTCGCCGCCGGCGTCGACGGTCCGGCTCTGCTCCCCACCGGCCGCGCCCACCGGCCCGCCGGCGCCACCGGGGCTCGCGCCGCCGGAGACTCCCGCGCCCGGCGAGGCCGTACGGGCCGGCGGTCCACTGTCGCAGCCTGCGGCGACGACGAGGGTGCCGGCGAGCACGGCTGCCATGAGTCGCCTCATGCCGTACCTCCTCGTTCTCGCCCGCACCCGCAGCTTAGGCAATCCGATGCCATGACCGCCGCGGCGTCGCCGCGCCCCACCTGATCGCACCGGGCGGCCGTCACGGCTGGCGTGGCTGCAGCCGGGATGCTGATGCGGCGCGCTGCCGTGCGGGCGGCCGGGACCGGGGCCCGCACGGCGCCGGATGCTCAGCGTGGGTCGGGGCCGTACTTGTTGGGGCCGTCGTTGCTGTCGAGGAGCGTCATGATGAGCACGGCGAAGCCGCCGAGCGGGAGGATGCCCAGAAGCTGCCACCAGCCGCTCAGGCCGGCATCGTGCAGCCGCCGGCAGGTGACCGCCAGGGTGGGCAGGAACACGACCAGGATGAAGACGGCGACCAGGATGCCCAGGGTGGCGTTGCTGCCGTCGGAGTCGCCGAGCAGGAAGCCGACCGCGATGAGCGCGAGGTAGATGACGGCGTTGAAGAGGGTGAACCACCAGTACTCGGCGCGGCGTGCCCGGCCGCTGAAGGTGGCGTACTTGCGGTAGCAGCCTGCCCAGTAGCCCAGCGGTCCCACGCTGGGCCGGGAGTCGACGGTCACGGATGTCCTCCTTGATGGTGCGGGAGCGGCCGATCTTAGAGAGTGATCGAAGCTGCCGCTGCCCCGTTCCGGGGAGGGCCGGTACGCGGTGAGGCTGAGGCGAGGGCCATGACGCCACCCACCCCTCAGCCTCGCTCCCTGCCGGCGGTAATGCCCTGGGCGTGGCCGGTGACGTCCAGGGCGTGGTTTTTTCGAGCGCGACCGCGGCCGGCGGCGCCCGCGTGTGGCGGCAGCAGCTGCGGCACCCACGCGTGTCGGCCGCGGCCGCGTTACCCACGTGTGCCGGTCACCGCCGCGGCACCCACACGTGGCCGCCGCGGTCGCGGCGGCCGCGCGTGGGCCGGGCCGATCTCAGGCGGCCGGGTGCGTCTCGACCCGGTTGCCGTTGAGCGCCGCGACGTCCGTGCCGGCCGGGGTGGCGCGCAGGCCCGCGCGGATCGTCTCGAGCATCGCGGTGCCCTGGGCCGCCAGCGAGGCCACGACACTGTTCAGCCCCTCGGCGCCGTCGAGCACGGTGACGTTGGCTCCCTGCAAACCCTGCGCCGCCGCCTGGAGGAGCTCGGGGAGCTGCTGGATGACCATCTGGTCCAGGGCGATCCGGTCCTGCGCGGCGGCCGCCTCCGCGGACAATTTGGTGGCGTCGGCCTGCGCGCGGGCCAGGGTCCGGATCCGCTCGGCCTCGGCCTCGGCGGGCCGGACCACCTCGGCGATGAGCTCGGCCTGGCGCAGCTCGGCGTTCTTCTGCGCCACGAGCGACCGCTCGACCAGGACGTCCTGTTGGGCCCGGGCGGCGGCCAGGGGGCCGGCCTGAGCGGCGGTCTGCTGGGCCTGGTCGATCTCCGCCTGGTACTGCGCCCGCGCGATCGCCGTCTGCCGCGCGTACTCCGCTTGGAACCGGGCGCTTTCCTGCTGGGCCATCGCGCTGGCCTGGTCGGCCGCGGCCTGGGCGATCGCAGCGTCCTGGTTGACCTTGGCCTGGTGCGGCGCGGCCAGCGCGCGGATGTACCCGACGCCCTTGTCGTCGATGCTGCTGATCTGCAGGGAGTCGACGGCCAGGCCGATCCGCGCCATCTCGGTCTTGCTGGCGTCGACGATCGCGTCGGCCAGCGTCTGCTGCTCCCGGATGATCGCCTCGACCGTCATGCTGCCGATGATGCTGCGCAGGTGGCCGCTGAAGATCCGGCCGACCAGGGTGGGCATCTGCCGCTGGTCACCCTGGAACCGGCGCGCCGCGGCGGCGATGGACTCGTGGTCGTCGCCGACCTTGAACGCGATGACGGCCTGCACGGCGAGGGTCAGGCCCTGCTTGGTGTAGCAGTCCTCGACCACCTCCGCCTCCTGCATCGCGAGGGTGAGGCGGGTGGCCTTGGAGATGATGGGCGCGACGAAGACCCCGTGCCCCGTGACGATCTTGAACGGCAACGCGTCCGCCCCACGCTGCTTCCGACCACTGATCAGAAGCGCCTCGTTGGGGGCGGGCACCCGATAACCGAACACGTTAGAGCCCTTCTAGGACGCCCCGGGCGGAGCCGCCCGCGGCACAGGCGGCCATGACTCGACGTCGACCTGACGCGCGCCACGGTTGTTGATGACGAGGACCTCCGTGCCGGCCGCCAGGGCCGTCGGGGCGTACCCGAGGTAGTAGTGCGCGATCCCGTCCACCACCACCCGGACCTCACCGGGAAGATCGCCGCCGCGGATCCCGGTGCACACGGTCCCGACCTTGCCGACCACCGTCTGCCTCGCCACCGCTGCATTGTGCGCCTCCGGCGCCAGCGGCGGACACCCGGCTGCCGTTCAGCGCACCGTGCGCGTTCCACGTACCTGCCGGCAGCACGATCTGGCTGTCCGCAGCAGTGCTGCCCGTGGCCTGCCAGGGCAGACTGACCAGCCCGGCTGCCTGCTCGTCCGTGAGTTGCGGGA carries:
- a CDS encoding DUF805 domain-containing protein, with translation MTVDSRPSVGPLGYWAGCYRKYATFSGRARRAEYWWFTLFNAVIYLALIAVGFLLGDSDGSNATLGILVAVFILVVFLPTLAVTCRRLHDAGLSGWWQLLGILPLGGFAVLIMTLLDSNDGPNKYGPDPR
- a CDS encoding flotillin family protein, producing MPAPNEALLISGRKQRGADALPFKIVTGHGVFVAPIISKATRLTLAMQEAEVVEDCYTKQGLTLAVQAVIAFKVGDDHESIAAAARRFQGDQRQMPTLVGRIFSGHLRSIIGSMTVEAIIREQQTLADAIVDASKTEMARIGLAVDSLQISSIDDKGVGYIRALAAPHQAKVNQDAAIAQAAADQASAMAQQESARFQAEYARQTAIARAQYQAEIDQAQQTAAQAGPLAAARAQQDVLVERSLVAQKNAELRQAELIAEVVRPAEAEAERIRTLARAQADATKLSAEAAAAQDRIALDQMVIQQLPELLQAAAQGLQGANVTVLDGAEGLNSVVASLAAQGTAMLETIRAGLRATPAGTDVAALNGNRVETHPAA